A genomic segment from Variovorax paradoxus B4 encodes:
- a CDS encoding amino acid ABC transporter ATP-binding protein — MIEIRGLQKSFGSHHVLKGIDASIVQGEVVCIVGPSGSGKSTILRCINGLESYSGGSIDIDGRRVDRQHASIKAIRAEVAMVFQRFNLFPHRTVLENVIEGPVYVKGEDRAAAIVHARELLASVGLADKAAAHPPELSGGQQQRVAIARALAMRPRAILFDEPTSALDPELVGDVLQVMRKLAGTGMTMVVVTHEMQFAREVADRVVFIDGGVIVEQGPAAELLNNPQNPRTQDFLRRVLHPL, encoded by the coding sequence ATGATCGAGATCCGCGGCCTGCAGAAATCCTTCGGCAGCCACCATGTGCTCAAGGGCATCGACGCCTCGATCGTGCAGGGCGAGGTGGTTTGCATCGTCGGGCCTTCGGGTTCGGGCAAGTCGACCATCCTGCGCTGCATCAACGGGCTCGAAAGCTATTCGGGCGGCAGCATCGACATCGATGGCCGGCGCGTGGACAGGCAGCACGCGTCGATCAAGGCCATCCGTGCCGAGGTGGCGATGGTGTTCCAGCGCTTCAACCTGTTCCCGCACCGCACGGTGCTCGAGAACGTGATCGAGGGGCCTGTCTACGTGAAGGGCGAAGACCGCGCCGCCGCCATCGTGCATGCCCGCGAGCTGCTCGCGAGCGTCGGCCTGGCCGACAAGGCCGCGGCGCATCCGCCCGAACTGTCGGGCGGGCAGCAGCAGCGCGTGGCCATTGCGCGCGCGCTGGCCATGCGGCCCAGGGCCATCCTGTTCGACGAGCCCACCTCGGCGCTCGACCCCGAGCTCGTCGGCGACGTGCTGCAGGTGATGCGCAAGCTCGCCGGCACCGGCATGACGATGGTGGTGGTCACGCACGAGATGCAGTTCGCACGCGAGGTGGCCGACCGCGTGGTCTTCATCGACGGCGGCGTGATCGTCGAACAGGGCCCTGCCGCCGAGCTGCTCAACAACCCGCAGAACCCGCGCACGCAGGACTTCCTGCGCCGCGTGCTCCATCCGCTCTGA
- a CDS encoding TonB-dependent receptor: protein MKPASLAVATTATATVVRLLLLGAPLAAQAQQQEVQSQPDRGSLPQVTVSTPRGEVAPFNVPGSVDRVDGAEMRDSRLQVNLSEGLGGVPGLQVQNRMNYAQDLQLSIRGFGARSTFGVRGVRLYVDGIPATLPDGQGQTSNIDIGSLDRIEILRGPFSALYGNSSGGVLQAFTASGEGAPRLAYSAAGGSFGTWRQSLQASGSQGAVDYLLNASRFQTDGWREHSAARRDIANGKLGIALDNGDKLTLVLNSVRVSAQDPLGLTADQYALAPRSAPLATQFDTRKTVEQTQAGLLYERRVSAAQSLRLMVYGGERKTVQYQSIPPSAQQNPLHAGGVIDLKRQYGGVDLRWTAALQLADRPLELVAGLGYDSLREQRRGYENYLGRVASPVLGVQGRLRRSERNEVWNLDPYAQATWRLAEQWTLEAGVRRSSVHFDSQDRYIVGANRDDSGSARYSKTLPVASLRYQATPDLALYGSIGRGFETPTLNELSYRAGGASGLNFALRPSVNDSVELGAKARLGAGLLTAALFQTRTRDEIVTDTNSGGRATFQNAGRTRRNGFELAWQHETASHWRTQLAYTWLDARYRDAFCSPSPCAASNTVAAGNRIPGIARQSLFASLGWVPPEGWRAGVEMRALGRMQANDVNTASAPGYAVAALYAGYLKKWERWEFNAFARVDNLFDRRYVGSLIVNEGNARYYEPAPGRNWTVGLSGAYRF from the coding sequence ATGAAGCCTGCATCTCTCGCCGTCGCCACAACCGCAACCGCCACTGTTGTTCGCCTGCTCCTGCTGGGAGCCCCGCTTGCCGCCCAGGCGCAGCAGCAGGAAGTGCAGTCGCAGCCCGACCGCGGCAGTCTTCCCCAAGTCACTGTCTCCACACCGCGCGGCGAGGTCGCTCCGTTCAACGTGCCCGGCTCGGTCGATCGCGTCGATGGCGCCGAGATGCGCGACAGCCGGCTGCAGGTCAATCTTTCCGAAGGCCTGGGCGGCGTTCCGGGCCTGCAGGTGCAGAACCGCATGAACTACGCGCAAGACCTGCAGCTGTCGATTCGCGGCTTTGGCGCGCGTTCCACCTTTGGCGTGCGCGGCGTGCGGCTGTATGTCGACGGCATTCCCGCCACGCTGCCAGACGGCCAGGGCCAGACCTCCAACATCGACATCGGCTCGCTCGATCGCATCGAGATATTGCGCGGTCCGTTCTCCGCGCTGTACGGCAACTCCTCCGGCGGCGTGCTGCAGGCTTTCACCGCATCGGGCGAGGGGGCGCCGCGGCTTGCGTACTCGGCGGCCGGAGGGAGCTTCGGCACCTGGCGCCAGTCGCTCCAGGCCAGCGGGTCGCAGGGCGCGGTCGACTACCTGCTGAATGCCAGCCGCTTCCAGACCGACGGCTGGCGCGAGCACAGTGCGGCACGGCGCGACATTGCGAACGGCAAGCTCGGCATCGCGCTGGACAACGGCGACAAGCTCACGCTGGTGCTCAACAGCGTGCGCGTCAGCGCGCAGGATCCGCTGGGCCTCACGGCCGACCAGTACGCGCTGGCGCCGCGCAGCGCGCCGCTCGCCACGCAGTTCGACACCCGCAAGACGGTGGAGCAGACCCAGGCGGGCCTGCTGTACGAGCGCCGAGTCAGCGCCGCGCAGTCGCTGCGGCTCATGGTCTATGGCGGCGAGCGCAAGACCGTGCAGTACCAGTCGATCCCGCCTTCGGCGCAGCAGAACCCGCTGCATGCGGGCGGCGTGATCGACCTCAAGCGCCAGTACGGCGGGGTCGATCTGCGCTGGACCGCCGCGCTGCAACTGGCCGACCGGCCGCTCGAACTGGTGGCGGGCCTGGGCTACGACAGCCTGCGCGAACAGCGCCGCGGCTACGAGAACTACCTCGGCCGCGTGGCCTCGCCCGTGCTGGGCGTGCAAGGCCGCCTGCGGCGCAGCGAGCGCAACGAGGTCTGGAACCTCGATCCCTACGCCCAGGCCACCTGGCGCCTCGCGGAGCAATGGACGCTCGAGGCCGGCGTGCGCCGAAGCAGCGTGCACTTCGATTCGCAGGACCGCTACATCGTGGGCGCCAACCGCGATGACAGCGGCAGCGCGCGCTACAGCAAGACGCTGCCCGTGGCTTCGCTGCGCTACCAGGCGACGCCCGATCTCGCACTGTATGGCTCGATCGGCCGTGGCTTCGAGACACCCACGCTCAACGAGCTTTCCTACCGCGCGGGCGGTGCCAGCGGGCTCAACTTCGCGCTGCGGCCCTCCGTCAACGACAGCGTCGAGCTGGGCGCGAAGGCGCGGCTGGGCGCAGGCTTGCTGACGGCGGCGCTGTTCCAGACCCGCACGCGCGACGAGATCGTGACCGACACCAACAGCGGCGGCCGCGCCACTTTCCAGAACGCGGGCCGCACGCGGCGCAACGGCTTCGAACTGGCCTGGCAGCACGAGACGGCCAGCCACTGGCGCACCCAGCTTGCCTACACCTGGCTTGACGCGCGCTACCGCGATGCCTTCTGCTCGCCGTCGCCCTGCGCGGCATCCAACACGGTGGCGGCGGGCAACCGCATTCCGGGCATTGCGCGGCAGTCGCTCTTTGCGTCGCTGGGCTGGGTGCCGCCCGAAGGCTGGCGGGCCGGCGTCGAGATGCGTGCGCTCGGACGCATGCAGGCCAACGACGTCAACACCGCCAGCGCGCCGGGCTATGCCGTCGCGGCGCTGTACGCCGGCTACCTGAAGAAATGGGAACGCTGGGAGTTCAACGCCTTTGCGCGCGTCGACAACCTGTTCGACCGCCGCTACGTGGGCTCGCTGATCGTCAACGAGGGCAACGCGCGCTACTACGAGCCCGCGCCGGGCCGCAACTGGACGGTGGGCCTGAGCGGCGCCTACCGCTTCTGA
- a CDS encoding lipid A biosynthesis lauroyl acyltransferase has product MSLGSRLGIAFMRVIAPLPLPLVRGFGALLGRVLHTIALPRRRVVDTNLAVCFPEKSEAERRRIARETFVYVAQSWLDRSWLWHAPEKVVASRLKVVGAAREIREIADGDEPMILFAPHFYGLDAAATALTMHTARPSATIYTTQRDPMVDEWIREGRTRFGNVAALNRVDGIKPVLGGLRKGGLLYLLPDMDFGRDQTIFVPFYGVQAATVPSLSRFARLGKAKVVPVVAKLTPGGYEIEVRPAWQNFPTDDVEADTALMNQRLQGYIDTMPSQYYWVHRRFKTRPEGAPPIY; this is encoded by the coding sequence ATGAGTCTCGGTTCCCGGCTCGGCATCGCCTTCATGCGCGTGATCGCGCCGCTGCCCCTGCCGCTGGTGCGCGGCTTTGGCGCATTGCTCGGCCGCGTGCTGCACACCATCGCCTTGCCGCGGCGGCGCGTGGTCGATACCAATCTGGCGGTGTGCTTTCCCGAGAAATCCGAAGCGGAACGCCGCCGCATCGCGCGCGAGACCTTCGTGTACGTGGCGCAGTCGTGGCTCGATCGCAGCTGGCTCTGGCATGCACCTGAAAAGGTGGTGGCCAGCCGGCTCAAGGTGGTCGGCGCGGCCCGGGAGATTCGCGAGATCGCCGATGGCGACGAGCCGATGATCCTGTTCGCGCCGCATTTCTACGGCCTCGATGCGGCAGCCACCGCGCTGACCATGCACACCGCGCGGCCCTCGGCCACCATCTACACGACCCAGCGCGATCCGATGGTCGACGAGTGGATTCGCGAAGGCCGCACGCGCTTCGGCAACGTGGCGGCGCTCAATCGCGTGGACGGCATCAAGCCGGTGCTCGGAGGCTTGCGCAAGGGCGGCCTCCTGTACCTGTTGCCGGACATGGACTTCGGCCGCGACCAGACGATCTTCGTGCCGTTCTACGGCGTGCAGGCGGCCACGGTGCCGTCGCTCTCGCGCTTCGCGCGGCTGGGCAAGGCGAAGGTGGTGCCGGTGGTCGCGAAGCTCACGCCTGGAGGCTACGAGATCGAAGTGCGGCCGGCCTGGCAGAACTTTCCGACCGACGACGTCGAAGCCGACACGGCGCTCATGAACCAGCGGCTGCAGGGCTACATCGACACCATGCCTTCCCAGTACTACTGGGTGCATCGCCGCTTCAAGACACGGCCCGAAGGCGCACCGCCCATCTATTGA
- the metK gene encoding methionine adenosyltransferase, with protein MANDFLFTSESVSEGHPDKVADQISDAILDAIFEQDPRSRVAAETLTNTGLVVLAGEITTNAHVDYIQVARDTIKRIGYDNTDYGIDYKGCAVMVCYDKQSNDIAQGVDHASDDHLNTGAGDQGLMFGYACDETPELMPAPIYYAHRLVERQAQLRKDGRLPFLRPDAKSQVTMRYVDGKPHSIDTVVLSTQHSPDQSETPTKMKASFNEAIIEEIIKPVLPKEWLKDTRYLINPTGRFVIGGPQGDCGLTGRKIIVDTYGGACPHGGGAFSGKDPSKVDRSAAYAARYVAKNIVAAGLARQCQIQVAYAIGVAQPMNITVYTEGTGVIPDDKIAELVREFFDLRPKGIIQMLDLLRPIYQKTAAYGHFGREEPEFTWEATTQAAALRAAAGL; from the coding sequence ATGGCGAACGACTTCCTCTTCACTTCCGAATCCGTTTCCGAAGGCCACCCCGACAAGGTCGCGGACCAGATCTCGGACGCCATCCTGGACGCGATCTTCGAGCAGGACCCGCGCAGCCGCGTGGCCGCCGAGACACTGACCAACACCGGCCTCGTGGTGCTCGCCGGCGAAATCACGACCAACGCGCACGTCGACTACATCCAGGTCGCGCGCGACACCATCAAGCGCATCGGCTACGACAACACCGACTACGGCATCGACTACAAGGGCTGCGCCGTGATGGTCTGCTACGACAAGCAGTCCAACGACATCGCCCAGGGCGTGGACCACGCCAGCGACGACCACCTGAACACCGGCGCCGGCGACCAGGGCCTGATGTTCGGCTACGCCTGCGACGAGACGCCCGAGCTGATGCCCGCGCCCATCTACTACGCGCACCGCCTCGTCGAGCGCCAGGCCCAGCTGCGCAAGGACGGCCGCCTGCCCTTCCTGCGCCCCGACGCCAAGAGCCAGGTCACGATGCGCTACGTGGACGGCAAGCCCCACAGCATCGACACCGTGGTGCTCTCCACGCAGCACAGCCCCGACCAGAGCGAAACGCCGACCAAGATGAAGGCCTCGTTCAACGAAGCCATCATCGAGGAGATCATCAAGCCCGTGCTGCCGAAGGAATGGCTCAAGGACACGCGCTACCTGATCAACCCGACCGGCCGCTTCGTCATCGGCGGACCGCAGGGCGACTGCGGCCTCACGGGCCGCAAGATCATCGTCGACACCTATGGCGGCGCCTGCCCGCACGGCGGCGGCGCGTTCTCCGGCAAGGATCCGTCGAAGGTCGACCGCTCGGCCGCCTACGCCGCGCGCTACGTGGCCAAGAACATCGTCGCTGCCGGCCTGGCGCGCCAGTGCCAGATCCAGGTAGCCTACGCCATCGGCGTGGCCCAGCCGATGAACATCACGGTCTACACCGAAGGCACCGGCGTGATCCCCGACGACAAGATCGCGGAGCTCGTGCGCGAGTTCTTCGACCTGCGTCCCAAGGGCATCATCCAGATGCTCGACCTGCTGCGCCCGATCTACCAGAAGACCGCCGCCTACGGCCACTTCGGCCGCGAGGAGCCCGAGTTCACCTGGGAAGCGACCACGCAAGCGGCTGCGCTGCGCGCCGCGGCCGGCCTGTAA
- a CDS encoding PepSY-associated TM helix domain-containing protein produces MNSRKIKTWAWVHKWSSLVCTVFMLLLCITGLPLIFHHEIGHLLGTEVESPKMPAHTPRVSLDRVLETARAKHPDRVVQFVSQPEDDDGLWFVTLTPTPAPTDDFKSVAVDARTGAVLAQPKLDEGFMYVMFKLHVDLFAGLAGKLFLGFMGLLLLVAIVSGVVLYAPFMRKLDFGTVRREKRPRLKWLDLHNLLGIVTLVWLFVVGSTGMINTWADLVIKYWQYDQLSALLAPYKNEPTVPVAQRASVQRSMEVALQQTPDMKLSFVAFPGTAFSSPHHTTFFMRGNEPFTSKLLQPVLVDAKTAQVTAAPKMPWYLTALLVSQPLHFGDYAGMPMQIIWALLDIATIIVLGSGLYLWLKRGNTVPAPAAPVAAGPGHRPQHGGQQPDPAPAMKVQA; encoded by the coding sequence ATGAACAGCCGAAAGATCAAGACCTGGGCCTGGGTGCACAAGTGGAGCAGCCTCGTGTGCACCGTGTTCATGCTGCTGTTGTGCATCACGGGTTTGCCGCTGATCTTCCATCACGAGATCGGTCACCTGCTGGGCACCGAGGTCGAATCGCCCAAGATGCCCGCGCATACGCCGCGCGTGAGCCTGGACCGCGTGCTCGAAACGGCGCGTGCGAAGCACCCCGACCGCGTGGTGCAGTTCGTTTCGCAGCCGGAGGACGACGACGGCCTGTGGTTCGTCACGCTCACGCCAACGCCTGCACCCACGGACGACTTCAAGTCGGTGGCGGTGGACGCGCGCACCGGCGCCGTGCTTGCGCAGCCCAAGCTCGACGAAGGCTTCATGTACGTGATGTTCAAGCTGCACGTCGACCTGTTCGCCGGCCTCGCGGGCAAGCTGTTCCTGGGTTTCATGGGCTTGCTGCTGCTGGTGGCCATCGTCTCCGGCGTGGTGCTCTATGCGCCGTTCATGCGCAAGCTCGACTTCGGCACCGTGCGGCGCGAGAAGCGCCCGCGCCTGAAGTGGCTCGACCTGCACAACCTGCTGGGCATCGTCACGCTGGTCTGGCTGTTCGTGGTGGGCTCCACCGGCATGATCAACACCTGGGCCGACCTGGTCATCAAGTACTGGCAGTACGACCAGCTCAGCGCGCTTCTCGCGCCCTACAAGAACGAGCCGACAGTGCCCGTGGCCCAGCGCGCATCGGTGCAGCGCTCGATGGAGGTCGCGCTCCAGCAGACGCCCGACATGAAGCTGTCCTTCGTCGCGTTCCCCGGCACGGCGTTCTCGAGCCCGCACCACACCACCTTCTTCATGCGCGGCAACGAACCCTTCACCTCGAAGCTGCTGCAGCCGGTGCTGGTCGACGCCAAGACGGCCCAGGTGACCGCGGCGCCGAAGATGCCCTGGTACCTGACGGCGCTGCTGGTGTCGCAGCCGCTGCACTTCGGCGACTACGCCGGCATGCCGATGCAGATCATCTGGGCGCTGCTCGACATCGCGACCATCATCGTGCTGGGCAGCGGGCTGTACCTGTGGCTCAAGCGCGGCAACACCGTGCCTGCCCCGGCCGCACCGGTGGCGGCAGGCCCCGGGCACAGGCCGCAGCATGGCGGGCAGCAGCCTGATCCGGCGCCTGCCATGAAGGTGCAGGCATGA
- a CDS encoding lysophospholipid acyltransferase family protein: protein MITLFRLLARVPMPLMHRLGALLGWIVWCCAPDYRRRFKANAESAGFTPEQYRPAIAAAGQMAAELPWLWLRPQGESVLRRVVRWEGVEAFEAAMQAKKGVILVAPHLGSWEMCGQAIGERFLETFGPITALFRPARKKWMAELIAAGSRDRPGLQTLPTNNTGVRGLIRTLRSGGYTGILPDQVPPLGQGVWAPFLGRPAYTMTLLPRLAQQTGAACFLSVCERLPRGAGYVIRFEPIVGTPLTDPAAPIEAAAAAMNDGIGRLIHSLPGQYVWDYARFKEPRGETAVAARSGEQAR, encoded by the coding sequence ATGATCACCCTGTTTCGCCTGCTCGCCCGCGTGCCGATGCCATTGATGCATCGGCTCGGCGCGTTGCTTGGCTGGATCGTCTGGTGCTGCGCGCCGGACTACCGCCGCCGCTTCAAGGCCAATGCCGAAAGTGCCGGATTCACCCCCGAACAGTACCGCCCCGCCATCGCCGCCGCCGGCCAGATGGCCGCCGAGCTGCCGTGGCTGTGGCTGCGTCCCCAGGGCGAGAGCGTGCTGCGGCGCGTGGTGCGCTGGGAAGGCGTGGAGGCCTTCGAGGCCGCCATGCAGGCGAAGAAGGGTGTGATCCTGGTGGCCCCGCACCTGGGCAGCTGGGAAATGTGCGGCCAGGCGATCGGCGAGCGCTTTCTGGAGACCTTCGGGCCGATCACGGCGCTGTTCCGTCCCGCGCGCAAGAAATGGATGGCCGAGCTGATTGCCGCCGGCTCGCGCGACCGGCCCGGCCTGCAGACGCTGCCCACCAACAACACCGGCGTGCGCGGCCTCATCCGCACGCTGCGCAGTGGCGGCTACACCGGCATCCTGCCCGATCAGGTGCCGCCGCTGGGGCAGGGCGTATGGGCGCCCTTCCTTGGCCGGCCGGCCTACACCATGACGCTGCTGCCGCGCCTCGCGCAGCAGACCGGTGCAGCCTGCTTCCTGAGCGTGTGCGAAAGGCTGCCGCGCGGTGCGGGCTACGTGATCCGTTTCGAGCCGATTGTGGGCACGCCGCTCACTGATCCGGCCGCGCCCATCGAGGCCGCGGCTGCCGCCATGAACGACGGCATCGGGCGCCTGATCCACAGCCTGCCGGGACAGTACGTGTGGGACTACGCGCGCTTCAAGGAGCCGCGCGGCGAAACTGCGGTGGCCGCCCGGTCCGGGGAGCAGGCACGATGA
- a CDS encoding amino acid ABC transporter permease, which translates to MSTFLHNVWEFLPILLQGAKLTVLVTLGSLVISTLLGLVWAAMRVSGIPLLAKISAGVINLLRGIPIIVLLFFIYFVMPDFGISLTALQAGILGLGIAYSAYQSENFRAGIEAVDHGQVEAAQAMGMSWRLTMRRVVLPQAFRITLPSYGNIMIMMLKDSSQASTITVAELALQGKLIATSTFQNATVFSLVALLYLIMCVPLILLVRHFEKRGKK; encoded by the coding sequence ATGAGCACCTTCCTGCACAACGTCTGGGAGTTCCTGCCGATCCTGCTCCAGGGCGCCAAGCTCACGGTGCTGGTGACGCTGGGCTCGCTGGTGATCTCCACGCTGCTCGGCCTGGTCTGGGCCGCGATGCGGGTCTCGGGCATTCCGCTGCTCGCGAAGATCAGCGCGGGCGTGATCAACCTGCTGCGCGGCATCCCGATCATCGTGCTGCTGTTCTTCATCTACTTCGTGATGCCCGACTTCGGCATCTCGCTGACGGCGCTGCAGGCGGGCATCCTGGGCCTGGGCATCGCCTACTCGGCCTACCAGTCGGAGAACTTCCGCGCCGGCATCGAAGCGGTGGACCACGGCCAGGTGGAGGCGGCACAGGCCATGGGCATGAGCTGGCGGCTCACGATGCGGCGCGTGGTGCTGCCGCAGGCCTTCCGCATCACACTGCCCTCCTACGGCAACATCATGATCATGATGCTCAAGGACTCGTCGCAGGCCTCGACCATCACCGTGGCCGAGCTCGCGCTGCAGGGCAAGCTGATCGCCACCTCCACCTTCCAGAACGCCACCGTGTTCTCGCTGGTGGCACTGCTCTACCTCATCATGTGCGTGCCGCTCATCCTGCTGGTGCGCCACTTCGAGAAGCGGGGCAAGAAATGA
- a CDS encoding NAD(P)/FAD-dependent oxidoreductase: MPNPSQEFFPLAPSLWAATAAPAPATTPLGTDAQADVIVIGAGYCGLSTALHLAERGVRVVVLEAKEIGFGGSGRNGGQVIPGLKHDPSELLRMFGPEEGQRLVDFAKGTADAVFDLIDKHGMDVPRTRQGWIQGAHTPTALQLAERRTHDWQAQGVAARQLDRHETARLLGTDKYFGGWLDPRGGGVQPLSYARELARVAQAAGVVIHTGTPVTQLTQANGKWQAATARGPRVTAERVVMCTNGYTDGLWPGLRKTIINANSFQVATEPLPEAARKTVLPEGHVSSDARNLLLYYRLDHAGRLLMGGRGTFREPDAGQPGDWSHLEHVVAKLFPQAAGVPIAYRWCGHVAITRDYLPHLHEPAPGLLIDIGCQGRGVGLQTRMGQALAQYVATGDKKALPVQPSDMRPFPLYGLRRLYVSAVIGWYRMTDGGV; the protein is encoded by the coding sequence ATGCCGAACCCGTCGCAGGAATTCTTTCCGCTCGCCCCGTCGCTCTGGGCCGCCACCGCGGCGCCCGCGCCGGCGACCACGCCGCTGGGCACCGACGCGCAGGCCGACGTGATCGTCATCGGTGCCGGCTACTGCGGCCTCAGCACGGCGCTGCACCTGGCCGAGCGCGGCGTGCGCGTGGTGGTGCTCGAAGCGAAGGAGATCGGCTTCGGCGGCTCGGGCCGCAACGGAGGCCAGGTCATCCCGGGCCTCAAGCACGATCCGAGCGAACTGCTGCGCATGTTCGGCCCCGAAGAAGGCCAGCGCCTGGTCGACTTTGCCAAGGGCACGGCCGATGCGGTGTTCGACCTGATCGACAAGCATGGCATGGACGTGCCCCGCACGCGTCAGGGCTGGATCCAGGGCGCGCACACGCCGACCGCCTTGCAGCTGGCCGAGCGCCGCACGCACGACTGGCAAGCACAGGGCGTGGCCGCGCGCCAGCTCGACCGCCACGAGACCGCGCGCCTGCTCGGCACCGACAAGTACTTCGGCGGCTGGCTCGATCCGCGCGGCGGCGGCGTGCAGCCGCTGAGCTACGCGCGCGAACTGGCGCGCGTGGCGCAGGCGGCCGGCGTGGTCATTCACACCGGCACGCCCGTGACGCAGCTCACCCAGGCCAACGGCAAATGGCAGGCCGCCACCGCGCGCGGCCCGCGCGTGACGGCCGAGCGCGTGGTGATGTGCACCAACGGCTACACCGATGGCCTGTGGCCCGGCCTGCGCAAGACCATCATCAACGCGAACTCGTTCCAGGTCGCGACCGAGCCGCTGCCCGAGGCGGCACGCAAGACCGTGCTGCCCGAAGGCCACGTCTCTTCCGATGCGCGCAACCTGCTGCTGTACTACCGCCTGGACCACGCCGGCCGCTTGCTGATGGGCGGACGCGGCACCTTCCGCGAGCCCGACGCCGGCCAGCCGGGCGACTGGTCGCACCTGGAGCACGTGGTCGCCAAGCTGTTCCCGCAGGCGGCGGGCGTGCCCATTGCCTACCGCTGGTGCGGCCATGTCGCGATCACGCGCGACTACCTGCCGCACCTGCACGAGCCCGCACCGGGCCTGCTGATCGACATCGGCTGCCAGGGCCGCGGGGTCGGCCTGCAGACGCGCATGGGCCAGGCGCTGGCGCAGTACGTCGCCACGGGGGACAAGAAGGCGCTGCCGGTGCAGCCATCGGACATGCGTCCGTTCCCGCTCTATGGCCTGCGCCGCCTCTATGTGTCGGCCGTGATCGGCTGGTACCGCATGACGGACGGCGGCGTCTGA
- a CDS encoding XRE family transcriptional regulator, translated as MSQLPVRPSPAPIPAPDAGRAQRIHSVIDLWLGEQLRRRRQALGRSLQQVAQACGISVSLLSQLERGHRSISMRTLGALAQELQLPIETLVRNTQYSEGEAEGAVARAGTHKRIDLGDKGIHKENLTPPAAAGGVEMYRAVIDPGGSTGDDLFFTRKGEQVGYVIEGQLELFVRERLLKLKAGDSFCYDGGMPRRWRNPGTTPTTVLWAITCSPG; from the coding sequence GTGTCGCAATTGCCGGTTCGTCCGTCCCCCGCCCCCATTCCGGCCCCCGATGCCGGCCGGGCGCAGCGCATCCACTCGGTCATCGACCTCTGGCTCGGGGAGCAACTGCGCAGAAGGCGCCAGGCCCTCGGACGCTCGCTGCAGCAGGTGGCGCAGGCCTGCGGCATTTCGGTCAGCCTGCTGAGCCAGCTCGAACGCGGGCACCGCTCGATCTCCATGCGCACGCTCGGCGCGCTGGCGCAGGAACTGCAACTGCCCATCGAGACCCTGGTGCGCAACACCCAGTACAGCGAGGGCGAGGCCGAAGGCGCGGTGGCGCGCGCCGGCACGCACAAGCGCATCGACCTCGGCGACAAGGGCATCCACAAGGAAAACCTCACGCCGCCCGCCGCCGCGGGTGGCGTCGAGATGTACCGGGCGGTGATCGATCCGGGCGGCTCCACGGGCGACGACCTGTTCTTCACGCGCAAGGGCGAACAGGTCGGCTACGTCATCGAGGGGCAGCTCGAACTCTTCGTGCGCGAGCGCCTGCTCAAGCTGAAGGCCGGCGACAGTTTTTGCTACGACGGGGGCATGCCGCGCCGCTGGCGCAATCCCGGAACCACACCCACCACCGTCCTTTGGGCGATCACATGTTCACCCGGATAG
- a CDS encoding ABC transporter substrate-binding protein encodes MKIASSLAAFLLAALTLAFGGQASAQTVLKVGSTPTGNPFTFLDTKTNTIDGIMADIVKAVGKTSGFEVQIEPMQFSALIGSLTSKRIDLISAAMFITPVRQEVVDFSQPIYSYGEGIVVPVKDTTAYRTFAEFKGKRMGVQVGTAFVEPLQKLGIFSEVKLYDTTADLMRDANAGRIDAGVLDYPIAAYAISKNVFPNLRMVTTYQPTMVNSIGIATRKGDTETMAKVNAALTKLKADGSIDAILKKWGLNS; translated from the coding sequence ATGAAAATCGCTTCTTCCCTCGCGGCCTTCCTGCTGGCCGCGCTGACCCTCGCATTCGGCGGCCAGGCCTCGGCCCAGACCGTGCTCAAGGTCGGGTCCACGCCCACGGGCAACCCCTTCACCTTTCTCGACACCAAGACCAACACCATCGACGGCATCATGGCGGACATCGTCAAGGCCGTCGGCAAGACCTCGGGCTTCGAGGTGCAGATCGAGCCGATGCAGTTCTCGGCGCTGATCGGCTCGCTCACGTCCAAGCGCATCGACCTGATCTCGGCCGCGATGTTCATCACGCCGGTGCGCCAGGAGGTGGTGGACTTCTCGCAGCCGATCTACAGCTACGGCGAAGGCATCGTGGTGCCCGTGAAGGACACCACCGCCTACCGGACCTTCGCCGAGTTCAAGGGCAAGCGCATGGGCGTGCAGGTGGGCACGGCCTTCGTCGAGCCGCTGCAGAAGCTCGGCATCTTCAGCGAGGTCAAGCTCTACGACACCACCGCCGACCTGATGCGCGACGCCAATGCCGGGCGCATCGACGCGGGTGTGCTCGACTACCCCATCGCCGCCTACGCGATCTCCAAGAACGTGTTCCCGAACCTGCGCATGGTCACGACCTACCAGCCCACCATGGTCAACAGCATCGGCATCGCCACGCGCAAGGGCGACACCGAGACCATGGCCAAGGTGAACGCGGCACTCACCAAGCTCAAGGCCGACGGCAGCATCGACGCAATCCTCAAGAAGTGGGGTCTCAACAGCTGA